CCACCGGCCGCGAGTTCGAACTCCGCTCGAGGATGTTCGAGCGATCCGAGGGACACGATCTCCCTTTTGAAGAGCCCCGCCAAGGTCCATTCGGCGAGTACGCGGGCCTTGCGGTTGAAGGTCGGGACCCTGCTCAGATGGTAGACGCGGTGCATGAACCAGGCAGGATAGCCCTTCAGCTTGCGCCCGTAGACGTGCGCGACACCCTTGTGCAGCCCGAGGGACGCTACCGAGCCGACGTACTTGTGGGAGTACGTCTCCAGCGGCTCCTCGCGCAGGGAGTGGGCGATGTTGTCGCCGAGGACCTTGGCCTGGCGTACCGCGTGCTGGGCGTTGGCCGCGGTCTCCTTGCCGGGCTCCCCGGCGGTGACGTCGGGGACGGCGGCTGCGTCTCCCGCCGCCCACGCGTGCGGGGCGCCGTCGACGGTCAGTTCCGCGGTGCACTTGAGGCGGCCACGCCCGTTGCGGGGGAGGTCGGTGGCGGCCAGGATCGGGTGCGGTTTCACGCCGGCGGTCCACACGACCGTGCGCGTGGGGAAGCGGGCTCCGTCGCTGAGGACGGCGATCCGGTCCGCGCAGGAGTCGAGACGGGTCTCGAGGCGTACGTCGATGTTGCGGCGGCGCAGCTGGGTGACCGTGTACTTGCCCATCTCCTCGCCGACCTCGGGGAGGATGCGGTTCGAGGCCTCGACGAGGATCCACCTCATGTCGTCGGCGTTGACGTTGTGGTAGTAGCGGGCGGCGTAGCGGGCCATGTCCTCGAGTTCGCCGAGCGCCTCCACACCCGCGTAACCGCCTCCCACGAAGACGAAGGTCAGGGCGGCGTCGCGGATCGCGGGGTCGCGGGTGGAGGAGGCGATGTCCATCTGCTCGATGACGTGGTTACGCAGCCCGATGGCCTCCTCGATGGTCTTGAAGCCGATGGCGTAGTCGGCGAGTCCGGGGATCGGGAGGGCGCGTGAGACCGAGCCGGGGGCGAGGACGAGTTCGTCGTACGCGATCTGCTCGGTGCCCGCGCCCTCCTCGGCGGTGGCGAGCGTGCTGAGCGTCGCGGTGCGCTTGGCGTGGTCGATGCTGTGGGCCTCGCCGACCACGATCCGGCACCGGTCGAGGACCCTGCGCAGCGGGACCACCACGTGACGCGGCGAGATCAGGCCCGCGGCGGCTTCGGGAAGGAACGGCTGATAAGTCATATAGGGGTCGGGGGAGACGACGGTGATCTCGACCTCGCCCCGATTC
This portion of the Streptomyces mirabilis genome encodes:
- a CDS encoding NAD(P)/FAD-dependent oxidoreductase; its protein translation is MVKEPVRILIVGGGYVGMYTALRLQRKLKPELNRGEVEITVVSPDPYMTYQPFLPEAAAGLISPRHVVVPLRRVLDRCRIVVGEAHSIDHAKRTATLSTLATAEEGAGTEQIAYDELVLAPGSVSRALPIPGLADYAIGFKTIEEAIGLRNHVIEQMDIASSTRDPAIRDAALTFVFVGGGYAGVEALGELEDMARYAARYYHNVNADDMRWILVEASNRILPEVGEEMGKYTVTQLRRRNIDVRLETRLDSCADRIAVLSDGARFPTRTVVWTAGVKPHPILAATDLPRNGRGRLKCTAELTVDGAPHAWAAGDAAAVPDVTAGEPGKETAANAQHAVRQAKVLGDNIAHSLREEPLETYSHKYVGSVASLGLHKGVAHVYGRKLKGYPAWFMHRVYHLSRVPTFNRKARVLAEWTLAGLFKREIVSLGSLEHPRAEFELAAGGKHPIDPKLDPKGSS